One window of Dendropsophus ebraccatus isolate aDenEbr1 chromosome 13, aDenEbr1.pat, whole genome shotgun sequence genomic DNA carries:
- the PACS2 gene encoding phosphofurin acidic cluster sorting protein 2 isoform X2, translating into MADKGRLSFPGALNRPVPMNLFATWEIDGSSPSCIPRLCSLTLKKLLVVKELDKELISVVIAVKMQGSKRILRSHEIVLPPSGQVETDLALTFSLQYPHFLKREGNKLQIMLQRRKRYKNRTILGYKTLAIGCINMAEVMQHPSEGSQVLSLFSNMKEASAKVAEIWIFSLSSQPIDHEDSAMNTSQKIKSTDNYSEEEYESFSSEQEASDDAVQGQDLDDDEFDVGKPKKQRRTIVRTTSITRQQNFKQKVVALLRRFKVSDEDPGEHVPEVEEDMDLLYDTLDIENPSDSGPEMEDDDSVLSTPKPKLKPYFEGLSHSSSQTEIGSLHSIRSQKELPSPNSNVHFEKPHRDLSQSANTDLEDPERRTSLPKHSPESLSDTTSQDTTEQDPQDIELSTLDVFVERLPPSGKITKTESLIIPSTRLEGKQAGRRGRSTSLKERQASRPQNERANSLDNERSPDTRNHLQIPRKTVYDQLNHILVSDDHLPENIILINTSDWQGQLLSEILQKHDLPLVCTCSQADIQAAFNTIVSRIQRYCNCNSQPPNPVKVAVAGAQNYLSAVLRLFVEQLSHKTPDWLGYIRFLIIPLGSNPVAKYLGSVDSKYNNLFQDSAWRELFTKLDAQASDVSLLSTIQDPPDVVSRVTQYIAGANCAHQLPIAEAMLTYKQKSPDEDSSQKFIPFVGVVKVGIVEQSSATSGDSDDAAPSSSTVLSSTPPSVSPAIKEASPTPPSSPSVTAGFNSPSQSPGGELMGLQLDYWIAATVTEKKKEAEKRESTSAKNTLKCTFRSLQVSRLPNSNDVPAAPTMSMTVVTKEKNKKVMFLPKKTKDKDIESKCQCIEGISRLICTAKHQQNMLRVLIDGVEWNDVKFFQLAAQWSSHVKHFPICIFGHSKSNF; encoded by the exons GTTGTGCAGTCTGACTCTGAAGAAGCTTCTGGTTGTGAAGGAACTGGACAAAGAGCTGATATCTGTAGTGATTGCTGTGAAAATGCAG GGATCCAAGCGCATCCTCCGCTCTCATGAAAttgtgctgccacctagtggacaAGTGGAGACTGATCTTGCACTGACCTTTTCACTGCAG TATCCTCACTTTCTAAAAAGGGAAGGAAACAAACTACAGATAATGCTTCAAAGGAGGAAGAGGTACAAGAATCGAACCATCCTGGGTTACAAAACTCTGGCTATTGGATGCATCAACATGGCCGAG GTCATGCAGCATCCATCTGAGGGAAGCCAAGTGTTAAGCCTCTTTAGTAACATGAAGGAAGCGTCTGCCAAGGTAGCTGAAATATGGATCTTCTCACTCTCCAGTCAGCCAATCGACCATGAAGACAGTGCCATGAACACCAGCCAGAAGATTAAGTCCACAG ATAACTATTCTGAAGAGGAATATGAAAGCTTCTCTTCCGAGCAGGAAGCAAGTGATGACGCCGTACAGGGCCAG GACCTCGATGACGATGAATTTGATGTGGGGAAACCAAAGAAGCAGCGAAGGACGATAGTAAGAACAACGTCCATAACCCGG CAACAGAACTTCAAGCAAAAAGTGGTGGCCCTGTTACGGAGGTTTAAAGTGTCTGATGAG GACCCAGGAGAGCACGTGCCCGAGGTGGAGGAGGACATGGACTTACTGTACGACACCCTGGACATAGAGAATCCCAGCGATAGCGGCCCTGAGATGGAAGATGATGACAGTGTCCTCAGCACTCCCAAACCAAAACTAAA GCCTTACTTTGAGGGTCTTTCACACTCCAGCTCTCAAACGGAGATTGGAAGCCTGCATAGCATAAGAAGCCAGAAAGAACTGCCAAGCCCT AACAGCAATGTCCACTTTGAGAAACCTCACCGTGACCTCTCCCAGTCTGCAAACACTGAT CTTGAGGATCCCGAAAGACGGACGTCCCTTCCCAAGCATTCTCCCGAGAGCCTGTCTGACACTACATCACAG GATACCACGGAGCAAGATCCACAGGATATTGAACTTTCCACTCTGGATGTGTTCGTGGAGAGGCTACCCCCAAGTGGAAAGATAACAAAGACCGAATCCTTGATCATTCCTTCTACTCG TTTGGAAGGAAAGCAAGCCGGTCGTCGCGGTAGAAGCACATCTTTAAAAGAAAGGCAGGCGTCACGACCCCAGAATGAAAGAGCCAATAGCCTCGATAATGAACGATCACCTGATACTAGGAATCATCTCCAG ATTCCCAGAAAGACTGTATATGATCAGCTAAACCACATCCTAGTATCCGATGACCATCTCCCTGAAAACATTATCCTCATAAACACTTCGGACtggcagggccag CTTCTTTCAGAGATCTTGCAAAAACACGACCTTCCCTTAGTCTGCACATGTTCTCAAGCGGATATTcaagctgcttttaatacaatagTCTCCAGAATACAGCGATA TTGTAACTGTAATTCCCAACCACCGAATCCTGTGAAAGTGGCTGTAGCTGGAGCGCAGAATTACCTCAGTGCGGTGCTCAGACTCTTTGTGGAGCAGCTGTCCCACAAGACTCCAGACTGGTTAGGATACATACGCTTTCTCATCATCCCCTTAG GTTCTAATCCCGTAGCCAAATACCTGGGCTCTGTGGACAGCAAATACAACAACCTGTTCCAGGATTCAGCTTGGAGGGAACTATTCACAAAACTGGATGCACAAGCCTCGG ATGTTTCCCTGCTGTCTACTATACAGGACCCTCCAGATGTGGTGTCACGTGTTACACAGTACATTGCCGGAGCCAACTGTGCACATCAGCTGCCTATAGCGGAGGCCATGTTAACTTACAAACAAAAAAG TCCTGATGAGGATTCTTCACAGAAATTCATACCCTTTGTAGGT GTGGTAAAAGTTGGTATTGTGGAGCAGTCGTCTGCAACCTCCG GAGATTCAGACGATGCTGCTCCATCTAGCTCCACTGTACTGTCGTCTACACCTCCCTCTGTGTCTCCAGCCATCAAGGAAGCATCTCCCACCCCACCGTCCTCTCCATCTGTTACAGCTGGATTCAACTCACCCAG CCAAAGCCCTGGGGGTGAACTCATGGGACTTCAGTTGGATTACTGGATAGCAGCCACAGTCacggagaagaagaaggaggctGAGAAAAGGGAATCCACATCCGCTAAGAACACTTTAAAATGCACTTTCCGCTCGCTGCAGGTCAGCCGGCTCCCCAACAGTAATGATGTCCCCGCTGCTCCCACCATGTCCATGACAGTCGTCACAAaggagaaaaacaaaaaag TGATGTTTTTGCCTAAGAAGACTAAAGACAAGGACATAGAATCTAAGTGTCAATGCATTGAAGGCATCAGCAGATTGATTTGCACAGCGAAACATCAGCAGAACATGCTCAGAG TGCTCATTGACGGTGTGGAATGGAATGACGTGAAGTTCTTCCAGCTGGCGGCACAGTGGTCGTCTCACGTTAAGCACTTCCCCATCTGTATATTCGGACACTCGAAATCCAACTTCTAG
- the PACS2 gene encoding phosphofurin acidic cluster sorting protein 2 isoform X3, whose product MADKGRLSFPGALNRPVPMNLFATWEIDGSSPSCIPRLCSLTLKKLLVVKELDKELISVVIAVKMQGSKRILRSHEIVLPPSGQVETDLALTFSLQYPHFLKREGNKLQIMLQRRKRYKNRTILGYKTLAIGCINMAEVMQHPSEGSQVLSLFSNMKEASAKVAEIWIFSLSSQPIDHEDSAMNTSQKIKSTDNYSEEEYESFSSEQEASDDAVQGQDLDDDEFDVGKPKKQRRTIVRTTSITRQQNFKQKVVALLRRFKVSDEVLDSEQDPGEHVPEVEEDMDLLYDTLDIENPSDSGPEMEDDDSVLSTPKPKLKPYFEGLSHSSSQTEIGSLHSIRSQKELPSPNSNVHFEKPHRDLSQSANTDLEDPERRTSLPKHSPESLSDTTSQDTTEQDPQDIELSTLDVFVERLPPSGKITKTESLIIPSTRLEGKQAGRRGRSTSLKERQASRPQNERANSLDNERSPDTRNHLQIPRKTVYDQLNHILVSDDHLPENIILINTSDWQGQLLSEILQKHDLPLVCTCSQADIQAAFNTIVSRIQRYCNCNSQPPNPVKVAVAGAQNYLSAVLRLFVEQLSHKTPDWLGYIRFLIIPLGSNPVAKYLGSVDSKYNNLFQDSAWRELFTKLDAQASDVSLLSTIQDPPDVVSRVTQYIAGANCAHQLPIAEAMLTYKQKSPDEDSSQKFIPFVGVVKVGIVEQSSATSGDSDDAAPSSSTVLSSTPPSVSPAIKEASPTPPSSPSVTAGFNSPRNCTVQSPK is encoded by the exons GTTGTGCAGTCTGACTCTGAAGAAGCTTCTGGTTGTGAAGGAACTGGACAAAGAGCTGATATCTGTAGTGATTGCTGTGAAAATGCAG GGATCCAAGCGCATCCTCCGCTCTCATGAAAttgtgctgccacctagtggacaAGTGGAGACTGATCTTGCACTGACCTTTTCACTGCAG TATCCTCACTTTCTAAAAAGGGAAGGAAACAAACTACAGATAATGCTTCAAAGGAGGAAGAGGTACAAGAATCGAACCATCCTGGGTTACAAAACTCTGGCTATTGGATGCATCAACATGGCCGAG GTCATGCAGCATCCATCTGAGGGAAGCCAAGTGTTAAGCCTCTTTAGTAACATGAAGGAAGCGTCTGCCAAGGTAGCTGAAATATGGATCTTCTCACTCTCCAGTCAGCCAATCGACCATGAAGACAGTGCCATGAACACCAGCCAGAAGATTAAGTCCACAG ATAACTATTCTGAAGAGGAATATGAAAGCTTCTCTTCCGAGCAGGAAGCAAGTGATGACGCCGTACAGGGCCAG GACCTCGATGACGATGAATTTGATGTGGGGAAACCAAAGAAGCAGCGAAGGACGATAGTAAGAACAACGTCCATAACCCGG CAACAGAACTTCAAGCAAAAAGTGGTGGCCCTGTTACGGAGGTTTAAAGTGTCTGATGAG GTGCTTGACTCTGAACAGGACCCAGGAGAGCACGTGCCCGAGGTGGAGGAGGACATGGACTTACTGTACGACACCCTGGACATAGAGAATCCCAGCGATAGCGGCCCTGAGATGGAAGATGATGACAGTGTCCTCAGCACTCCCAAACCAAAACTAAA GCCTTACTTTGAGGGTCTTTCACACTCCAGCTCTCAAACGGAGATTGGAAGCCTGCATAGCATAAGAAGCCAGAAAGAACTGCCAAGCCCT AACAGCAATGTCCACTTTGAGAAACCTCACCGTGACCTCTCCCAGTCTGCAAACACTGAT CTTGAGGATCCCGAAAGACGGACGTCCCTTCCCAAGCATTCTCCCGAGAGCCTGTCTGACACTACATCACAG GATACCACGGAGCAAGATCCACAGGATATTGAACTTTCCACTCTGGATGTGTTCGTGGAGAGGCTACCCCCAAGTGGAAAGATAACAAAGACCGAATCCTTGATCATTCCTTCTACTCG TTTGGAAGGAAAGCAAGCCGGTCGTCGCGGTAGAAGCACATCTTTAAAAGAAAGGCAGGCGTCACGACCCCAGAATGAAAGAGCCAATAGCCTCGATAATGAACGATCACCTGATACTAGGAATCATCTCCAG ATTCCCAGAAAGACTGTATATGATCAGCTAAACCACATCCTAGTATCCGATGACCATCTCCCTGAAAACATTATCCTCATAAACACTTCGGACtggcagggccag CTTCTTTCAGAGATCTTGCAAAAACACGACCTTCCCTTAGTCTGCACATGTTCTCAAGCGGATATTcaagctgcttttaatacaatagTCTCCAGAATACAGCGATA TTGTAACTGTAATTCCCAACCACCGAATCCTGTGAAAGTGGCTGTAGCTGGAGCGCAGAATTACCTCAGTGCGGTGCTCAGACTCTTTGTGGAGCAGCTGTCCCACAAGACTCCAGACTGGTTAGGATACATACGCTTTCTCATCATCCCCTTAG GTTCTAATCCCGTAGCCAAATACCTGGGCTCTGTGGACAGCAAATACAACAACCTGTTCCAGGATTCAGCTTGGAGGGAACTATTCACAAAACTGGATGCACAAGCCTCGG ATGTTTCCCTGCTGTCTACTATACAGGACCCTCCAGATGTGGTGTCACGTGTTACACAGTACATTGCCGGAGCCAACTGTGCACATCAGCTGCCTATAGCGGAGGCCATGTTAACTTACAAACAAAAAAG TCCTGATGAGGATTCTTCACAGAAATTCATACCCTTTGTAGGT GTGGTAAAAGTTGGTATTGTGGAGCAGTCGTCTGCAACCTCCG GAGATTCAGACGATGCTGCTCCATCTAGCTCCACTGTACTGTCGTCTACACCTCCCTCTGTGTCTCCAGCCATCAAGGAAGCATCTCCCACCCCACCGTCCTCTCCATCTGTTACAGCTGGATTCAACTCACCCAG AAACTGCACAGTGCAAAGTCCTAAGTAA
- the PACS2 gene encoding phosphofurin acidic cluster sorting protein 2 isoform X1: protein MADKGRLSFPGALNRPVPMNLFATWEIDGSSPSCIPRLCSLTLKKLLVVKELDKELISVVIAVKMQGSKRILRSHEIVLPPSGQVETDLALTFSLQYPHFLKREGNKLQIMLQRRKRYKNRTILGYKTLAIGCINMAEVMQHPSEGSQVLSLFSNMKEASAKVAEIWIFSLSSQPIDHEDSAMNTSQKIKSTDNYSEEEYESFSSEQEASDDAVQGQDLDDDEFDVGKPKKQRRTIVRTTSITRQQNFKQKVVALLRRFKVSDEVLDSEQDPGEHVPEVEEDMDLLYDTLDIENPSDSGPEMEDDDSVLSTPKPKLKPYFEGLSHSSSQTEIGSLHSIRSQKELPSPNSNVHFEKPHRDLSQSANTDLEDPERRTSLPKHSPESLSDTTSQDTTEQDPQDIELSTLDVFVERLPPSGKITKTESLIIPSTRLEGKQAGRRGRSTSLKERQASRPQNERANSLDNERSPDTRNHLQIPRKTVYDQLNHILVSDDHLPENIILINTSDWQGQLLSEILQKHDLPLVCTCSQADIQAAFNTIVSRIQRYCNCNSQPPNPVKVAVAGAQNYLSAVLRLFVEQLSHKTPDWLGYIRFLIIPLGSNPVAKYLGSVDSKYNNLFQDSAWRELFTKLDAQASDVSLLSTIQDPPDVVSRVTQYIAGANCAHQLPIAEAMLTYKQKSPDEDSSQKFIPFVGVVKVGIVEQSSATSGDSDDAAPSSSTVLSSTPPSVSPAIKEASPTPPSSPSVTAGFNSPSQSPGGELMGLQLDYWIAATVTEKKKEAEKRESTSAKNTLKCTFRSLQVSRLPNSNDVPAAPTMSMTVVTKEKNKKVMFLPKKTKDKDIESKCQCIEGISRLICTAKHQQNMLRVLIDGVEWNDVKFFQLAAQWSSHVKHFPICIFGHSKSNF from the exons GTTGTGCAGTCTGACTCTGAAGAAGCTTCTGGTTGTGAAGGAACTGGACAAAGAGCTGATATCTGTAGTGATTGCTGTGAAAATGCAG GGATCCAAGCGCATCCTCCGCTCTCATGAAAttgtgctgccacctagtggacaAGTGGAGACTGATCTTGCACTGACCTTTTCACTGCAG TATCCTCACTTTCTAAAAAGGGAAGGAAACAAACTACAGATAATGCTTCAAAGGAGGAAGAGGTACAAGAATCGAACCATCCTGGGTTACAAAACTCTGGCTATTGGATGCATCAACATGGCCGAG GTCATGCAGCATCCATCTGAGGGAAGCCAAGTGTTAAGCCTCTTTAGTAACATGAAGGAAGCGTCTGCCAAGGTAGCTGAAATATGGATCTTCTCACTCTCCAGTCAGCCAATCGACCATGAAGACAGTGCCATGAACACCAGCCAGAAGATTAAGTCCACAG ATAACTATTCTGAAGAGGAATATGAAAGCTTCTCTTCCGAGCAGGAAGCAAGTGATGACGCCGTACAGGGCCAG GACCTCGATGACGATGAATTTGATGTGGGGAAACCAAAGAAGCAGCGAAGGACGATAGTAAGAACAACGTCCATAACCCGG CAACAGAACTTCAAGCAAAAAGTGGTGGCCCTGTTACGGAGGTTTAAAGTGTCTGATGAG GTGCTTGACTCTGAACAGGACCCAGGAGAGCACGTGCCCGAGGTGGAGGAGGACATGGACTTACTGTACGACACCCTGGACATAGAGAATCCCAGCGATAGCGGCCCTGAGATGGAAGATGATGACAGTGTCCTCAGCACTCCCAAACCAAAACTAAA GCCTTACTTTGAGGGTCTTTCACACTCCAGCTCTCAAACGGAGATTGGAAGCCTGCATAGCATAAGAAGCCAGAAAGAACTGCCAAGCCCT AACAGCAATGTCCACTTTGAGAAACCTCACCGTGACCTCTCCCAGTCTGCAAACACTGAT CTTGAGGATCCCGAAAGACGGACGTCCCTTCCCAAGCATTCTCCCGAGAGCCTGTCTGACACTACATCACAG GATACCACGGAGCAAGATCCACAGGATATTGAACTTTCCACTCTGGATGTGTTCGTGGAGAGGCTACCCCCAAGTGGAAAGATAACAAAGACCGAATCCTTGATCATTCCTTCTACTCG TTTGGAAGGAAAGCAAGCCGGTCGTCGCGGTAGAAGCACATCTTTAAAAGAAAGGCAGGCGTCACGACCCCAGAATGAAAGAGCCAATAGCCTCGATAATGAACGATCACCTGATACTAGGAATCATCTCCAG ATTCCCAGAAAGACTGTATATGATCAGCTAAACCACATCCTAGTATCCGATGACCATCTCCCTGAAAACATTATCCTCATAAACACTTCGGACtggcagggccag CTTCTTTCAGAGATCTTGCAAAAACACGACCTTCCCTTAGTCTGCACATGTTCTCAAGCGGATATTcaagctgcttttaatacaatagTCTCCAGAATACAGCGATA TTGTAACTGTAATTCCCAACCACCGAATCCTGTGAAAGTGGCTGTAGCTGGAGCGCAGAATTACCTCAGTGCGGTGCTCAGACTCTTTGTGGAGCAGCTGTCCCACAAGACTCCAGACTGGTTAGGATACATACGCTTTCTCATCATCCCCTTAG GTTCTAATCCCGTAGCCAAATACCTGGGCTCTGTGGACAGCAAATACAACAACCTGTTCCAGGATTCAGCTTGGAGGGAACTATTCACAAAACTGGATGCACAAGCCTCGG ATGTTTCCCTGCTGTCTACTATACAGGACCCTCCAGATGTGGTGTCACGTGTTACACAGTACATTGCCGGAGCCAACTGTGCACATCAGCTGCCTATAGCGGAGGCCATGTTAACTTACAAACAAAAAAG TCCTGATGAGGATTCTTCACAGAAATTCATACCCTTTGTAGGT GTGGTAAAAGTTGGTATTGTGGAGCAGTCGTCTGCAACCTCCG GAGATTCAGACGATGCTGCTCCATCTAGCTCCACTGTACTGTCGTCTACACCTCCCTCTGTGTCTCCAGCCATCAAGGAAGCATCTCCCACCCCACCGTCCTCTCCATCTGTTACAGCTGGATTCAACTCACCCAG CCAAAGCCCTGGGGGTGAACTCATGGGACTTCAGTTGGATTACTGGATAGCAGCCACAGTCacggagaagaagaaggaggctGAGAAAAGGGAATCCACATCCGCTAAGAACACTTTAAAATGCACTTTCCGCTCGCTGCAGGTCAGCCGGCTCCCCAACAGTAATGATGTCCCCGCTGCTCCCACCATGTCCATGACAGTCGTCACAAaggagaaaaacaaaaaag TGATGTTTTTGCCTAAGAAGACTAAAGACAAGGACATAGAATCTAAGTGTCAATGCATTGAAGGCATCAGCAGATTGATTTGCACAGCGAAACATCAGCAGAACATGCTCAGAG TGCTCATTGACGGTGTGGAATGGAATGACGTGAAGTTCTTCCAGCTGGCGGCACAGTGGTCGTCTCACGTTAAGCACTTCCCCATCTGTATATTCGGACACTCGAAATCCAACTTCTAG